In one Anaerolineae bacterium genomic region, the following are encoded:
- the pgeF gene encoding peptidoglycan editing factor PgeF, which produces MLRFSVNGLVFYSFPSFRNLTCAFFTRLGGVSKPPFDSLNVGHTVGDDLKAVEENHRRIFEVLGISKGQIVTARQVHGLQVAVVNEEYLGKVIPNTDGLITSAPGVFLMLRFADCVPVVLYDPIRRVVGLLHAGWKGSIMGIAFRTIKLMEEVFGSKPKDIAAGLGPSIGPCCYTVGDDVVTLAREFWPDPPIVYTRQGKLHLDLWELNRRWLLRAGVTHVEVAGLCTSCRKDEFFSHRASGGLTGRFAAVVGLNGRA; this is translated from the coding sequence TTGCTTCGCTTTAGCGTGAATGGCCTTGTTTTCTATAGTTTCCCCTCCTTTCGAAACCTTACCTGCGCTTTCTTCACGCGCCTGGGAGGGGTAAGCAAGCCCCCCTTTGATTCCCTGAATGTGGGTCATACCGTTGGGGATGACTTGAAGGCAGTAGAAGAGAATCATCGCCGCATCTTTGAAGTTCTCGGTATCTCCAAAGGTCAAATTGTCACTGCCCGCCAGGTTCATGGCCTTCAGGTGGCTGTGGTGAATGAGGAATACCTGGGAAAGGTCATCCCCAATACCGATGGCTTAATCACTTCAGCCCCGGGTGTTTTCCTTATGCTCCGCTTCGCCGATTGCGTCCCAGTAGTCCTTTACGACCCCATAAGGAGAGTTGTGGGACTCCTTCACGCCGGGTGGAAGGGAAGCATAATGGGTATAGCCTTCAGGACTATCAAGCTTATGGAAGAGGTTTTCGGCTCAAAGCCGAAGGATATCGCGGCAGGGTTGGGCCCTTCCATAGGCCCGTGCTGTTATACGGTTGGGGACGATGTGGTCACGCTTGCCAGGGAATTCTGGCCTGATCCCCCTATAGTCTATACCCGGCAAGGAAAATTGCACCTGGATTTGTGGGAGCTCAACAGACGCTGGCTCCTAAGGGCGGGAGTTACACACGTTGAAGTAGCAGGGTTGTGCACTTCTTGCCGGAAGGATGAGTTTTTCTCTCACCGGGCTTCGGGGGGATTAACAGGCCGCTTTGCAGCGGTGGTAGGTTTAAATGGAAGAGCTTGA
- a CDS encoding YggS family pyridoxal phosphate-dependent enzyme, protein MEELEIRIKRVKERIAEAALRKGRNPDGVILVAVTKTVEPERIMAAAELGIEHFGENRVQEALEKIPRINFLLKKPVTWHMVGHLQTNKVPKAVRLFDFIHSVDSVRLAVELSKRASSQGKTIPILLEVNISGETTKFGFPPEEVERAVPDILALPGLSLQGLMTIAPIVEDPEDARPYFRRLRELRDSLAEKFPQASWKHLSMGMTDDFEVAVEEGATMVRIGRAIFGERR, encoded by the coding sequence ATGGAAGAGCTTGAAATCAGGATAAAAAGGGTTAAGGAGAGAATTGCCGAAGCCGCCCTCAGAAAGGGCAGAAACCCAGATGGTGTAATTTTAGTGGCTGTCACCAAAACCGTGGAGCCGGAGCGCATTATGGCCGCCGCCGAACTGGGAATTGAACACTTTGGCGAAAACAGGGTCCAGGAAGCCCTGGAAAAAATTCCCAGGATAAATTTCCTTCTGAAGAAACCCGTGACCTGGCACATGGTGGGCCACCTCCAGACCAACAAGGTGCCTAAAGCCGTCAGGCTCTTTGATTTTATCCACTCCGTTGACAGCGTAAGGCTGGCCGTAGAACTCAGTAAGAGGGCTTCCTCCCAGGGGAAAACCATACCCATCCTTCTGGAGGTCAATATCTCTGGGGAGACCACAAAATTCGGCTTTCCCCCTGAAGAAGTTGAAAGGGCAGTCCCCGATATCCTGGCCCTCCCTGGCCTTTCTCTCCAGGGCCTTATGACTATAGCCCCCATCGTTGAAGACCCCGAGGATGCCAGGCCTTACTTCAGAAGGCTGCGAGAGTTGCGGGATAGTCTGGCCGAAAAATTCCCCCAGGCTTCCTGGAAGCATCTCTCCATGGGCATGACGGACGACTTTGAGGTGGCGGTGGAAGAAGGAGCCACCATGGTTCGGATAGGGAGGGCTATCTTCGGCGAAAGGAGGTAA
- a CDS encoding YggT family protein encodes MSPEWIVYNTVDLFFNLWSLAILVRVFLSWFGVSYYHPVARLIFRITEPILAPLRRVVPPIGMLDITPAVAIVALQIIKGVLLEILGRM; translated from the coding sequence TTGTCGCCCGAATGGATTGTTTACAACACTGTTGACCTTTTCTTCAACCTGTGGAGCCTTGCCATTCTGGTGAGGGTGTTCCTTTCATGGTTTGGGGTTAGCTACTATCACCCTGTCGCTCGCCTTATCTTCCGCATAACTGAGCCAATCCTCGCACCTTTGCGCAGGGTTGTCCCTCCGATCGGGATGTTGGATATAACCCCAGCAGTAGCAATAGTAGCCCTCCAGATAATAAAGGGAGTGCTTCTGGAAATCCTCGGGAGGATGTAG
- a CDS encoding DUF167 domain-containing protein, protein MRKIRFRITKAEKGAAFAVTVVPKAKRNEIVGRYGDAIKVKIAAPPEEGRANEELLSFLAEKLGVKREQLEIVAGASSRNKIISVTGMEPAEVEKKLLL, encoded by the coding sequence GTGAGGAAGATAAGGTTCCGCATTACTAAGGCTGAAAAGGGGGCTGCCTTTGCTGTCACTGTGGTTCCCAAAGCCAAAAGGAACGAAATCGTAGGCCGCTACGGAGATGCTATAAAAGTCAAAATAGCCGCCCCTCCAGAGGAGGGCAGGGCCAATGAGGAACTCCTCTCCTTTTTAGCCGAAAAGCTCGGGGTAAAAAGGGAGCAGCTGGAAATAGTGGCTGGAGCTTCCTCTCGCAACAAAATTATTTCGGTCACAGGAATGGAGCCAGCCGAGGTGGAGAAAAAGCTGCTCCTCTGA
- a CDS encoding 3-hydroxybutyryl-CoA dehydrogenase, protein MEIKKVGVVGCGVMGSGITEVCARAGYEVVVREINDELLQKGLARVKESMSKAVSRGKLTQGEMDDAWARIKGTTSMEDFADCDIVIEAVIENLELKKRVFAELDRITPPHAILASNTSSLCITAMAAVTKRPDKVLGLHFFNPVPVMPLLEIVRTILTSEETLDIARKFGESLGKTIVLAKDYPGFIVNTLLIPFLLDAVRMLESGYATKEDIDTAIRLGLNHPMGPFALLDLVGLDTTLYIADAMYEELKDPRFVAPPLLRRMVLAGKLGRKSGEGFYKYS, encoded by the coding sequence ATGGAAATCAAAAAGGTTGGCGTCGTGGGATGCGGCGTAATGGGCTCAGGCATAACCGAAGTATGCGCCCGGGCCGGCTATGAAGTAGTGGTCCGCGAGATCAACGATGAGCTCCTTCAAAAGGGTCTGGCCCGAGTAAAGGAATCCATGAGCAAGGCTGTCTCCAGAGGAAAGCTCACCCAGGGGGAAATGGATGACGCCTGGGCCAGGATAAAGGGTACCACCTCCATGGAGGACTTCGCTGATTGCGATATAGTCATTGAGGCAGTTATTGAAAACCTTGAACTCAAAAAACGGGTCTTTGCCGAACTGGACCGCATAACCCCGCCCCATGCTATCCTGGCTTCCAATACCTCTTCTCTCTGCATAACAGCTATGGCTGCTGTCACGAAGCGTCCGGATAAAGTTCTGGGCCTCCATTTCTTTAACCCTGTCCCGGTTATGCCCCTCCTGGAAATTGTCAGGACCATCCTTACTTCTGAGGAGACTCTGGATATAGCCCGCAAGTTCGGAGAATCCCTGGGCAAGACCATAGTTTTAGCCAAAGATTACCCCGGTTTTATCGTTAACACCCTCCTCATCCCCTTCCTTCTGGACGCCGTCAGGATGCTGGAATCGGGCTACGCCACGAAAGAAGACATAGATACGGCCATAAGGCTTGGTCTCAATCACCCTATGGGCCCCTTCGCTCTTCTGGACCTGGTGGGACTCGATACCACCCTTTACATCGCTGATGCCATGTATGAGGAGCTAAAGGATCCGAGGTTCGTAGCTCCTCCCCTTCTGCGAAGGATGGTTCTAGCCGGGAAGCTCGGCCGAAAGAGCGGCGAAGGTTTCTACAAGTATTCCTGA
- a CDS encoding acyl-CoA dehydrogenase produces MDLNLTEEHKLIQKRVKEFACNELEPIASKLDELGKPPLEQFRKLGELGFLGLMVPPEYGGTKADTVSYVLVVEELSRVCASTGIMVAIQNSLVCQPIALFGTEDQKKRYLPDLASGRAIGAFALTEPEAGSDAASIRTRAVKDGDYYVISGLKHFITNGTIADVVIVFATIDPALRHKGITAFIVEKGTPGFKVGREDDKMGIRGTNTSELIFEDCRIPVSNRLGQEGEGFKIALMMLDSGRIGVAAQAVGIARRAYEEALKYAKTRQQFGQPIAQFQAIQWMLVDMATRIEAARLLTLKAALKKDAGERYTKEAAMAKLFASETAVWVTNKAVQIHGGYGYMKEYVVERLYRDAKITEIYEGTNEIQRLVIANQLLQESLP; encoded by the coding sequence ATGGACCTCAATCTTACCGAAGAACATAAGCTTATTCAGAAGAGGGTTAAGGAATTTGCCTGCAATGAACTGGAACCCATAGCTTCAAAGTTGGATGAGCTGGGCAAGCCTCCTTTAGAGCAATTCCGGAAGCTTGGGGAGCTTGGTTTTCTGGGCCTCATGGTCCCCCCGGAATATGGAGGAACTAAAGCCGATACCGTAAGCTACGTTCTGGTGGTGGAAGAGCTTTCAAGGGTTTGTGCTTCTACTGGAATAATGGTGGCTATACAGAATTCCCTTGTTTGCCAGCCCATTGCCCTCTTCGGGACTGAAGACCAGAAGAAACGTTACCTTCCAGACCTGGCCTCGGGCAGAGCTATCGGGGCCTTTGCCCTGACTGAACCTGAGGCCGGCAGCGACGCTGCCTCTATCCGGACAAGAGCGGTAAAGGACGGAGATTATTATGTGATTTCGGGCCTCAAGCATTTCATAACCAACGGAACCATAGCCGATGTGGTGATAGTTTTTGCCACAATAGATCCGGCCCTCCGCCACAAAGGGATAACGGCTTTCATCGTGGAGAAAGGCACGCCCGGTTTCAAAGTCGGCCGTGAAGACGATAAGATGGGGATAAGGGGCACCAATACTTCGGAGCTCATCTTTGAAGATTGCCGGATCCCCGTTTCCAACAGACTGGGGCAGGAAGGAGAGGGTTTCAAAATTGCCTTAATGATGCTGGATTCAGGCAGAATAGGAGTAGCCGCCCAGGCAGTAGGGATAGCCCGCAGAGCCTATGAGGAAGCTCTGAAATACGCTAAAACCCGGCAGCAGTTTGGCCAACCCATCGCTCAATTCCAGGCTATCCAGTGGATGCTGGTGGACATGGCTACCCGGATAGAGGCGGCGAGGCTTCTGACTTTAAAGGCTGCCTTAAAGAAGGATGCGGGAGAGCGCTACACCAAAGAGGCAGCTATGGCCAAACTCTTCGCTTCCGAAACCGCTGTCTGGGTTACCAACAAAGCCGTTCAAATCCATGGGGGCTACGGCTACATGAAAGAGTACGTGGTGGAGCGCCTCTACCGCGATGCGAAGATAACGGAAATCTACGAAGGCACCAACGAAATCCAGCGCCTGGTCATAGCTAACCAGCTCCTGCAGGAAAGTCTCCCTTAA